One stretch of Aeromicrobium fastidiosum DNA includes these proteins:
- a CDS encoding DF family (seleno)protein, producing the protein MRVELLYFDGCPNWTVADGRLSEALRAADHQNATVERRRVETVEEAEATGFLGSPTIRIDGIDPFASGTEQVGLACRVYTTPTGLSGSPTTDQLIAALP; encoded by the coding sequence ATGCGTGTTGAGCTGTTGTACTTCGATGGATGCCCGAACTGGACGGTCGCCGACGGGCGACTGTCCGAGGCACTTCGGGCCGCTGATCACCAAAACGCCACCGTGGAGCGTCGCCGGGTCGAGACCGTCGAGGAGGCAGAGGCGACCGGGTTCCTGGGGTCTCCAACCATCCGCATCGACGGCATCGACCCGTTCGCGTCCGGTACCGAGCAGGTGGGGCTCGCCTGCCGGGTCTACACCACGCCGACAGGGCTCAGTGGCTCACCCACCACCGACCAGCTGATCGCGGCCCTGCCGTGA
- a CDS encoding DUF4396 domain-containing protein, with product MDMNMTNNVPDWLTPIAWAFIALAVLSAALIAIDIYGLRRRHRTVAAEVVWVCSGLYLGPAALWLYTKTGRAPARTGHVNRDSAASAASVSLPGGAASAVAHLIGVPLVLASGLTIAGIDLWVMLLVIGALAIVLLFTFERTAATGLSVGAAAGAAVLTVLAFDIGMAGWMLLLHFNEYMPPASEGSFWFLMQIGIVLGLATGYPVAAALARRNGAATTASTR from the coding sequence ATGGACATGAACATGACCAACAACGTCCCGGACTGGCTCACGCCGATCGCCTGGGCGTTCATCGCCCTTGCGGTGCTCAGCGCCGCCCTCATCGCCATCGACATCTACGGCCTAAGGCGCCGGCACCGCACCGTCGCCGCCGAGGTCGTCTGGGTCTGCTCTGGGCTCTACCTCGGACCCGCAGCACTGTGGCTGTACACCAAGACCGGTCGAGCCCCTGCCCGCACCGGCCACGTCAACCGCGACTCCGCAGCGTCGGCGGCGAGCGTCAGCCTGCCCGGCGGAGCGGCCAGCGCCGTCGCACACCTCATCGGAGTGCCCCTGGTCCTGGCCTCAGGCCTGACCATCGCCGGCATCGACCTGTGGGTCATGCTGCTGGTCATCGGCGCACTGGCCATCGTGCTGCTGTTCACGTTCGAGCGAACCGCCGCGACAGGGTTGAGCGTCGGCGCCGCAGCAGGCGCAGCGGTGCTGACCGTGCTGGCGTTCGACATCGGCATGGCCGGATGGATGCTGCTGCTGCACTTCAACGAGTACATGCCCCCCGCCTCGGAAGGGTCGTTCTGGTTCCTCATGCAGATCGGCATCGTGCTCGGCCTGGCAACCGGCTACCCAGTCGCCGCGGCCCTGGCACGCCGCAACGGTGCCGCCACAACAGCCAGCACGCGGTAG
- a CDS encoding GNAT family N-acetyltransferase, giving the protein MTHDTHPGSSGPKDFTLDSASTRAASVHTTGRFGNHDLVLRPPQLLDGPGWRHTCLREADRLKPSIGAADVDWEKSVSLTSWADKVTAQRAAARAGRLVPLVLANGGGDVLGEISFAVDPRTGVAELSIWLSANTSAPARAWAWRTALTRVVGLPAAVRGVVAPVAVTNTGPGRMLTELGFTRRATTRQLRPYDGVPTDHDIWWLPRTTPAEAAPDLARQVTGRSWATTLRSCALMMLPCARVAVRRGRRVLRRSTTPSAQLPHAHDHGVRLPHDGFGTVTMDDGSPAGVADIRHDHGTSTLEVWTDLKNLDGAQRVAQTLLDVADTTGARRLAWSVRPGSVEQVAAAAVGFAPEGQTSPPVWACDVPHELWGRAQNQAHPIPTVTNPAKPQPKEP; this is encoded by the coding sequence ATGACCCACGACACGCACCCCGGGTCCTCGGGCCCGAAAGACTTCACCCTGGACTCAGCGTCCACACGAGCGGCCTCCGTCCACACGACAGGACGCTTCGGAAACCACGATCTCGTCTTGCGGCCGCCACAGCTTCTGGACGGCCCAGGTTGGCGCCACACGTGTCTGCGCGAAGCCGATCGGCTCAAGCCGTCGATCGGGGCCGCGGACGTGGACTGGGAGAAGTCCGTTTCGCTGACCTCGTGGGCGGACAAGGTCACTGCTCAACGGGCCGCGGCACGCGCCGGGCGGCTGGTCCCTCTCGTCCTGGCCAACGGTGGCGGTGATGTCCTGGGCGAGATCTCGTTTGCCGTCGACCCCCGCACCGGTGTTGCCGAGCTGTCGATCTGGTTGTCCGCGAACACATCAGCACCAGCACGCGCGTGGGCGTGGCGCACCGCCCTGACTCGCGTGGTCGGGCTACCGGCCGCCGTCCGCGGCGTCGTCGCGCCCGTGGCAGTCACCAACACGGGGCCGGGGCGGATGCTGACCGAGCTCGGCTTCACCCGACGCGCGACCACCAGGCAACTTCGCCCGTACGACGGCGTCCCGACCGACCACGACATCTGGTGGCTCCCTCGCACCACACCGGCGGAGGCTGCTCCCGACCTCGCGCGACAAGTGACAGGCCGGTCATGGGCGACGACGCTCCGTTCATGCGCCCTGATGATGTTGCCGTGCGCGCGAGTGGCCGTTCGACGCGGTCGCCGGGTCCTGCGCCGCTCCACAACACCGTCGGCGCAGCTTCCACACGCGCACGACCACGGGGTGCGTCTACCCCACGACGGCTTCGGGACGGTCACCATGGACGACGGCTCGCCTGCCGGAGTGGCGGACATACGGCACGACCACGGGACCTCGACCCTTGAGGTCTGGACCGACCTCAAGAACCTAGACGGCGCACAGCGAGTAGCCCAGACGCTGCTGGATGTCGCGGACACTACAGGCGCACGGCGCCTGGCATGGAGCGTCCGGCCTGGCTCAGTCGAGCAGGTCGCAGCCGCCGCCGTCGGGTTCGCCCCAGAGGGACAGACGTCGCCACCGGTGTGGGCGTGCGACGTCCCGCACGAGCTGTGGGGTCGAGCGCAGAACCAAGCACACCCCATCCCGACAGTCACCAACCCCGCGAAACCTCAACCGAAGGAACCCTGA
- a CDS encoding DUF3152 domain-containing protein → MSGARRRHPTKSELTVRRLSVAVAALAAATLLVAAGVAGQTAPPRPDPAARIAPTLSTPPAPATPATTAPEPATARPTPAPDPTTVPKAADGTFTTAKSTSDRLGQAGTVITYRVEVEDGLGLKLSRFTRAVDATLGDRRGWTATGTRSFRRTPDAALRVVLASPATTDRLCAPLRTRGEVSCRNGNDVVINAKRWVQGVDSYDNLGKYRQYVINHEVGHALGFNHQPCPAPGAKAPVMLQQTLGLDGCAANPWP, encoded by the coding sequence GTGAGCGGCGCTCGGCGACGCCACCCGACCAAGAGTGAGCTGACGGTTCGGCGGCTGTCGGTAGCCGTGGCCGCGCTCGCTGCGGCGACGTTGCTGGTGGCCGCCGGCGTCGCAGGTCAAACAGCACCGCCACGTCCTGACCCCGCCGCCCGGATCGCCCCCACCCTCAGCACACCACCAGCCCCCGCAACACCTGCCACCACGGCGCCAGAGCCAGCCACGGCGAGACCAACGCCAGCCCCTGACCCCACGACCGTCCCCAAGGCAGCCGACGGCACGTTCACCACGGCCAAGAGCACAAGTGACCGCTTGGGTCAGGCCGGCACCGTCATCACGTACCGGGTGGAAGTTGAGGACGGACTTGGACTGAAGCTCAGCCGGTTCACCCGCGCCGTCGACGCCACCTTGGGTGACCGACGGGGCTGGACCGCCACCGGCACACGCTCGTTCCGCCGCACCCCAGACGCGGCATTGCGTGTGGTGCTGGCCAGCCCGGCGACGACCGATCGCCTGTGCGCGCCGCTGCGCACCCGAGGCGAAGTGTCGTGCCGCAACGGCAACGACGTGGTCATCAACGCCAAACGGTGGGTCCAAGGCGTCGACTCCTACGACAACCTGGGCAAGTACCGCCAGTACGTCATCAACCACGAGGTCGGACACGCCCTCGGGTTCAACCACCAACCATGCCCTGCGCCTGGCGCCAAGGCACCGGTCATGCTCCAGCAGACCCTGGGCCTCGACGGCTGCGCGGCGAACCCATGGCCATGA
- a CDS encoding F510_1955 family glycosylhydrolase, which translates to MNHTHLPARVGATALTLMLTLLAACSQPAQDAPTALAFGHVHGLGPNPTTGDLWIATHDGLFTLDDGVPQRVEQAPHDLMGFTVTGPDQFAASGHPATADATNPMGLVTSTDAGRTLDPISLTGQADLHAIDTTGTRVVAYDAVTQTVVESTDNGRTFTPLAELPAIDVAIGPDDSVLVTGANYTLRQTTGSQTERVSTAPPLVYIDGDTTLAGISPTGLVWSSEDGQTWKGRGELPGQPQALTANDDAWYAATTTGIYESTDDGATWKTML; encoded by the coding sequence ATGAATCACACACACCTTCCCGCTCGGGTCGGCGCGACAGCGCTGACCCTGATGCTCACCTTGCTGGCTGCCTGCTCGCAGCCAGCCCAAGACGCCCCGACCGCTCTTGCGTTCGGGCACGTCCACGGCCTCGGCCCCAACCCAACAACCGGCGATCTGTGGATCGCGACCCACGACGGCCTGTTCACCCTGGACGACGGCGTGCCCCAACGGGTCGAACAGGCCCCGCACGACCTGATGGGCTTCACCGTCACCGGTCCCGACCAGTTCGCCGCCAGCGGACACCCTGCGACAGCCGACGCGACCAACCCGATGGGGCTGGTCACCAGTACCGACGCCGGCCGCACCCTCGACCCGATCAGCCTGACCGGGCAGGCCGACCTGCACGCCATCGACACCACCGGAACCAGAGTCGTGGCCTACGACGCGGTCACTCAGACCGTTGTCGAGTCCACCGACAACGGACGCACGTTCACCCCGCTGGCAGAGCTGCCAGCCATTGACGTGGCAATCGGCCCAGACGACAGCGTCCTGGTCACCGGCGCCAACTACACGCTGAGGCAGACCACCGGCAGTCAGACCGAACGAGTCAGCACCGCGCCGCCGCTGGTCTACATCGACGGCGACACCACGCTGGCCGGGATCTCGCCGACCGGGCTGGTGTGGTCCTCGGAGGACGGTCAGACCTGGAAGGGTCGCGGCGAGCTGCCCGGGCAACCGCAAGCGCTGACCGCCAACGACGACGCCTGGTACGCCGCCACCACGACCGGCATCTACGAGAGCACCGACGACGGGGCCACCTGGAAGACCATGCTGTGA
- a CDS encoding DUF305 domain-containing protein produces the protein MRTRMKVATLVAVAAAALTACSSSDDSSASADFNKADVSFAQDMIPHHRQATEMAALAKTRTDTAAVLELAADIEAAQGPEIDTMTGWLKEWGKDVPADGDDMGGMDHSNMGDDSSSMPGMMSDDQMAELEASSGVAFDQMFLTMMVAHHEGAVQMAKAEQSDGKNAEAKALAGTIRKDQTAEIATMRDLLGS, from the coding sequence GTGCGTACCCGAATGAAGGTGGCGACCCTCGTCGCCGTGGCGGCAGCAGCCCTGACCGCCTGTTCCAGCAGTGACGACTCGTCGGCCAGTGCCGACTTCAACAAGGCGGACGTCTCGTTCGCCCAGGACATGATCCCGCACCACCGCCAGGCCACCGAGATGGCAGCGCTGGCCAAGACGCGAACCGACACCGCCGCCGTCCTGGAACTGGCTGCGGACATCGAGGCCGCCCAGGGCCCGGAGATCGACACGATGACCGGCTGGTTGAAGGAGTGGGGCAAGGACGTCCCTGCCGACGGCGACGACATGGGCGGGATGGACCACTCGAACATGGGCGACGACTCCAGCTCGATGCCGGGCATGATGAGCGACGACCAGATGGCCGAGCTCGAAGCGTCCTCGGGCGTGGCGTTCGACCAAATGTTCTTGACCATGATGGTGGCGCACCACGAGGGTGCGGTCCAGATGGCCAAGGCTGAGCAGAGCGACGGCAAGAACGCCGAAGCGAAGGCGCTCGCCGGCACGATCCGCAAGGACCAGACCGCCGAGATCGCCACGATGCGGGACCTGCTCGGTTCCTAG
- a CDS encoding DUF4396 domain-containing protein, whose amino-acid sequence MDQHGTHHHHDMDHTDHGDAGHAGHGGGVNSMAASATLHCLTGCAIGEILGLMIGTAAGLSNGVTIVISVALAFVFGFSLSSLPLLKAGLGVGAALSVVLAADTLSIATMEVVDNLVMAVIPGAMDAGLVNVLFWVGMMISLTVAFFAAYPVNRYLLQRGKGHALTHEYHQAAPAATGFRRFIPSIPTNALVAVIVAFMLGGLVVSIADDLGAGNDSHSAASAGLLDR is encoded by the coding sequence ATGGACCAGCACGGCACACACCACCACCACGACATGGACCACACCGACCACGGCGACGCGGGGCACGCCGGCCACGGGGGTGGCGTGAACTCGATGGCGGCCAGCGCGACACTGCACTGCCTGACCGGGTGCGCCATCGGCGAGATCCTTGGTTTGATGATCGGGACTGCCGCAGGCCTGTCCAACGGGGTCACCATCGTCATCTCGGTGGCGCTGGCGTTCGTGTTCGGCTTCTCGCTGTCCTCGCTACCACTGCTGAAAGCAGGCCTGGGAGTGGGTGCCGCGCTGAGCGTGGTGCTGGCCGCGGACACGCTGTCCATCGCAACCATGGAAGTCGTGGACAACCTGGTCATGGCAGTCATCCCCGGTGCCATGGACGCCGGGTTGGTCAACGTCCTGTTCTGGGTGGGGATGATGATCTCGCTGACGGTGGCGTTCTTCGCCGCCTACCCGGTCAACCGGTACCTGCTCCAGCGAGGCAAGGGCCACGCGCTGACTCACGAATACCACCAGGCCGCCCCCGCGGCTACCGGCTTCCGGCGCTTCATCCCGTCCATCCCGACCAACGCCCTGGTCGCGGTCATCGTCGCCTTCATGCTCGGCGGACTCGTCGTGTCGATCGCTGACGACCTCGGAGCGGGAAATGACTCGCACTCGGCCGCAAGTGCCGGACTGCTCGACCGCTGA
- a CDS encoding ArsR/SmtB family transcription factor, giving the protein MTMTLDAAAATAEEPLTAAACLFHGFSDRSRLVILQHLLSGEHRVVELTEHLGLAQSTVSKHLACLKECGLVTSRPQGRASVFSVTHPEATTQLLAAAETLLDLTGFAVTLCPTYGVNR; this is encoded by the coding sequence ATGACGATGACATTGGATGCAGCCGCTGCGACAGCCGAAGAGCCTCTGACCGCTGCTGCGTGCCTCTTTCACGGGTTCAGTGACCGCTCGCGCCTGGTGATCTTGCAGCACCTGTTGTCCGGCGAGCACCGGGTAGTTGAGCTGACCGAGCACCTGGGACTGGCCCAGTCCACCGTGTCCAAGCACCTGGCCTGCCTGAAGGAGTGCGGCCTGGTCACCTCCCGGCCACAGGGCCGGGCGTCGGTGTTCAGCGTCACCCACCCTGAAGCCACGACCCAGCTGCTGGCAGCGGCCGAGACGTTGCTGGACCTGACCGGCTTCGCCGTCACCCTGTGCCCGACCTACGGAGTCAACCGATGA
- a CDS encoding cation diffusion facilitator family transporter: protein MSTLDQATKQRLGRRAKMLAGLSVTYNVVEAVIAITAGIVAGSVALVGFGLDSVVEVSSGLIILWQFSHRIPESREQQALRLLAFSFFALAAYVGFESIRSLLTGAESDPSTVGIVLAAVSLVVMPFISYAQRRTGKALGSNAVVADGTQTLLCTYLSAVLLVGLVLNATLGWSWADPIAGLIIAGVAVREGLEAWRGDGCCSPISRDSDDAGCGCTDCQDDCCAPSSAPQVLQLGTDSKS, encoded by the coding sequence ATGAGCACCCTCGACCAAGCAACCAAGCAGCGCCTCGGACGTCGCGCCAAGATGCTTGCCGGCCTGTCGGTGACGTACAACGTCGTCGAGGCCGTCATCGCCATCACCGCTGGCATCGTGGCCGGATCCGTAGCCCTGGTCGGGTTCGGCCTGGACTCGGTCGTCGAGGTCTCCAGCGGGCTGATCATCTTGTGGCAGTTCTCCCACCGCATCCCGGAGTCCCGCGAGCAGCAGGCGCTGCGACTGCTGGCGTTCTCGTTCTTCGCCCTGGCCGCCTACGTCGGGTTCGAGTCCATCCGCAGCCTGCTGACCGGCGCCGAGTCCGACCCATCGACCGTGGGCATCGTCCTGGCAGCGGTGTCGCTGGTCGTGATGCCGTTCATCTCCTACGCGCAGCGCCGCACCGGCAAGGCGCTCGGCTCGAACGCGGTCGTCGCCGACGGCACGCAGACGCTGCTGTGCACGTACCTGTCCGCGGTGCTCCTGGTCGGTCTGGTCCTCAACGCGACGCTGGGCTGGTCGTGGGCTGATCCCATCGCCGGGCTCATCATCGCCGGCGTCGCCGTGCGTGAAGGACTCGAGGCGTGGCGCGGCGACGGCTGCTGCTCACCCATCAGCCGAGACAGCGACGACGCTGGCTGCGGTTGCACCGACTGCCAGGACGACTGCTGCGCACCGTCGAGCGCGCCGCAGGTCCTTCAGCTCGGCACAGACAGCAAGTCCTGA